One segment of Rosa chinensis cultivar Old Blush chromosome 6, RchiOBHm-V2, whole genome shotgun sequence DNA contains the following:
- the LOC112168952 gene encoding peptidyl-prolyl cis-trans isomerase CYP18-2 isoform X2, with amino-acid sequence MSSIADEDYSRSVTLETSFGDLTVELYYKDAPRACRNFMELSRGHHYDGVTFHRVIKNFLVQAGDLSGTGKGIKSIYGAKFEDEIKPQLNHTAAGILSMANTGPNTNGTQFFITLAPCPSLDGKHTIFGRVCRGMDTIVEIGNVPTDDNDRPLEDVMILGASVKDVIHEINVYP; translated from the exons ATGTCGTCAATCGCAGATGAAGACTACTCAAGGTCGGTGACCCTAGAAACATCGTTTGGTGATCTCACCGTTGAG CTCTACTACAAGGACGCACCCAGGGCTTGCAGAAACTTCATGGAGCTCTCACGCGGGCATCATTATGACGGTGTCACATTCCACAGAGTCATCAAG AATTTTTTAGTGCAAGCTGGTGATCTTTCTGGGACAGGAAAGGGTATAAAATCAATTTACgg TGCAAAATTTGAGGACGAGATAAAACCCCAGTTGAATCATACTGCAGCGGGCATTCTATCCATGGCAAATACTGGTCCAAATACGAATGGAACCCAGTTCTTCATCACGCTGGCACCATGTCCATCACTGGACG GAAAGCACACCATATTTGGAAGAGTTTGCAGAGGAATGGATACAATCGTAGAAATTGGCAATGTCCCAACTGATGACAATGATAG GCCACTTGAAGATGTGATGATACTTGGAGCATCTGTCAAAGATGTAATCCATGAAATCAATGTATATCCATAA
- the LOC112168952 gene encoding peptidyl-prolyl cis-trans isomerase CYP18-2 isoform X1 yields MSSIADEDYSRSVTLETSFGDLTVELYYKDAPRACRNFMELSRGHHYDGVTFHRVIKNFLVQAGDLSGTGKGIKSIYGAKFEDEIKPQLNHTAAGILSMANTGPNTNGTQFFITLAPCPSLDGKHTIFGRVCRGMDTIVEIGNVPTDDNDRYSFVVLFSIILFNKSWLLLFEFSSQTRQWFQSYLFLN; encoded by the exons ATGTCGTCAATCGCAGATGAAGACTACTCAAGGTCGGTGACCCTAGAAACATCGTTTGGTGATCTCACCGTTGAG CTCTACTACAAGGACGCACCCAGGGCTTGCAGAAACTTCATGGAGCTCTCACGCGGGCATCATTATGACGGTGTCACATTCCACAGAGTCATCAAG AATTTTTTAGTGCAAGCTGGTGATCTTTCTGGGACAGGAAAGGGTATAAAATCAATTTACgg TGCAAAATTTGAGGACGAGATAAAACCCCAGTTGAATCATACTGCAGCGGGCATTCTATCCATGGCAAATACTGGTCCAAATACGAATGGAACCCAGTTCTTCATCACGCTGGCACCATGTCCATCACTGGACG GAAAGCACACCATATTTGGAAGAGTTTGCAGAGGAATGGATACAATCGTAGAAATTGGCAATGTCCCAACTGATGACAATGATAGGTATTCCTTCGTAGTGTTATTCTCGATCATTCTTTTCAACAAGAGTTGGCTTCTACTGTTTGAATTTTCTTCTCAAACCAGACAATGGTTCCAGTCATATTTGTTCCTGAACTAG